A segment of the Pedobacter faecalis genome:
CGTTAAACTGATACTCTCTCCCGTTGGTATCGTGGCATACAAATTTAATTCCGCCGTAGGTAAAGGAATAATTTAACTCCCCGAACATGTTCAGAAATACGTCCTTCCCACGGGCTACGAGATCGTGATTGCCTACAACTGCTACGTATGGCGGGTTAAGGTCTTCCAGTGCTCTCGATATCCATTCCATTTCCTTGAGTACGCCGAACTCGGATATATCGCCAGCCAGTACAACGAAATCGATACCGGGCAGTGCGTTCACCGCCTTGCAAAAGGCGACTGTTTCGTCTCTTGATTTCTGGCTATCGCCGGTAAGTACAAAGCGAACGGTGTCGTCTGTTGCGCCCGAGCCAAGTTTCTTCAGATTTCTGTTGTTGATGTCTCTGAAGGAATTACGGTCGAACGCCTGATTGGGACTAAATTCAAAATGATTGCAGCCCGCTAATACAAGGCAAAGAAACAGGAAAAAGGATAATCTCATAGACTGTTAATTGGCAACAAAGAAAATCTATTGCGCCGACATAGTCTGTGTTTTCCTGAGGTTCTTACTTTATTAAGACAGTTTTTTGGCCGGATGATTAACTCCGGCCGGTATCTAATCTCAGTTTAGAAAAGAAATCCCACAGGACAATACCTGCCGAGATAACAATATTAAAGGAATGCTTGGTGCCAAACTGAGGAATTTCTATGCAGCCGTCGACCGCCGCCATTACCTCATCGCTGACGCCGTTTACCTCATTGCCGAATACAAGCGCGTACTTCTCCTTCGGCAGGGGTAGATAGGCGTTCAGCATCACGCTGCCTTGTGCCTGCTCAATGGCAAGTATCTTATAGCCCTGCAGGCGCAGTTCAGCGATTGCGGCACAGGTCTCAGCAACGTATTCCCAGTCGACAGACTGCGTGGCGCCTAATGCGGTTTTTTCTATTTCTCGATGTGGAGGCTGTGCAGTAATGCCGCACAGCACTATTTTTGATACGGAAAAGCCATCAGCTGTTCTGAATACAGAACCCACATTGTGCATACTCCGCACGTTATCGAGCACGACAACGACAGGCAGCTTTTCCTGATCTTTGAATTCTTCTACTGAAGGCCGGTTAAGCTCTTCTGATTTCAGCTTCTGCATGGATCAGATGCTTGAAGCACCATGTCCGATATCGCTGATATACACCGTCGGCGCGTAACCAATCCTATCCGTATAGAAGGCAGTTAGTTTGGTTTTAAAATCCTCTTCCTGTCCTTTTTTCAGTAATGCTATGGCACAGCCGCCAAAGCCAGCACCAGTCATCCTTGCACCGATCACATCGGGGTATTGAGCGCAAAATTCCACAACTGTGTCAAGCTCGCGACCGGTAACTTCATACAGCTCTTTAAGCGATTGATGAGAACCGTACATCAGTTGGCCGAAAGCCTTCAGATCGCCGCTGTTCAGCGCCTTTGCAGCATGGTTAACCCGGTCATTCTCAGCCACCACGTGGGTTGCACGCTTCAATACTACGGCATCGCTTATCAGGTGCTTATACTGATCAAATTGTTCACCGTCCAGTTCACAGAGATTACTAAGGTTCAATTCAGCGTTAAGTTCCCCAAGTGCAGTTTTACATTCGGAGACCCGCTCGTTATATTTCGACTCTGCCAGTTTACGCGGTTTGTTCGTGTTAATGATCGCCAAGTTATATTCGCCCAGGTTACAGTCGACAATGTTATGGTCTAGCGTATCGCAGTTCAATACAATTGCTTTATCGGTTTCGCCGAAGGCTACCGCAAACTGGTCCATAATACCACAGTTTACACCGATAAACTGATTCTCAACTTTCTGAGCCAGCAATGGAATATCCAGTTTGCTGTAATCCAAATTGAAATAATCGTTGAGCGCATATGCCATGGCAACTTCAATAGAGGCCGAAGAAGACAGGCCGGAGCCGATAGGGATATTGCCAAAAAACAACATATCCAATCCGGTATTGATCTCATGCTGTTTCTGCATTTCATGAAAAACACCGAGTGGATAATTATACCATTCCGGACCCGTCTTGCTATATGCTTTCTGGAGCGGCATTTCCGCATGTTCGTCGAAATTCAAACTTCTGAATCTTAGCACGCCGTCGTTGTTAGGGGCAAGGGCCAGCCAGGTACCCATGGTTACTGCACACGGCATAACCAGGCCTCCGTTGTAGTCAATGTGCTCTCCGATGAGATTCACACGTCCCGGTGTAAAATAATGTTTGGCAGGCTCCTGTCCATATATCGCTAAGAATTTTTCAGTGATTTCAGCTTTCATTTTTCAGTATATTTCAAATTTTTATTCCAGATTCGGTAAACTATTGATAGTATTGTTTAAAAAATAAGCCCTAAATATACATATATGAATACAAAGCTGATCCACACGGGTAAAATTATTGATGGAAAAGAGGTTCTGGCGGTCGAGTTAACAAACGCCAAAGGGAGTTATGTGAAGGTCTATAATTATGGAGCCATTGTCAGTAAGTTTATCGTAACCAACGCGCAGGGGGAAAGGCAGGATATTGTGCTGGGCTTTGAGGATATTGATAGTTACACCAGCGAGGCATATTTGGAAAATTATCCCTATTTGGGGGCAGTTATCGGACGGTATGCCAACCGGATTAAAGATGGGCGCTTTAATATTGACGGTAAGGAATATCAATTGTCGCTGGCTAAAGGGCAGGACACTCTGCACGGAGGAGATATAGGCTTTGATAGAAAGGTGTGGGACATATTACCCACCATTGACCCTACGGTAACGATGAGATACCTGAGTCCGGCAGGTGAGGAGAACTTTCCAGGCAACTTATTGGTAGAGCTCACCTTCAAACTTACGGATGATGATGAGTTAGTTCTCGACTTCAAAACCAGCACTGACGAGCCAACTGCTGTTAACCTGACGCATCATGGCTATTTTAACCTTTCTCCGACCGGCGGATCAGTGAAAGACCACCTGCACAGGATAGCGGCGAGTAAGTATTTAGAACAAGATGAACGATATGTAGTTACAGGTCGCCAAGTCGCTGTCGCCGGAACCAAATATGATTTCCAGGGAGCAAAGCCGATCGGCCAGGACTGGGATCCGGAGGAGGGTTACGACCAAACATTTCTGCTCGACAAAGAATATGGCGAGTTAACGCTGGCTACCGAGACTTCGGAAGCAGAGAGCGGGTTAACGCTATATGTTTATACAACGGAACCGGTTGCGCATTTTTATACAGCTAAGTTTCTTGATGTGAAGCAAGGTAAGGAGGGACGACACTACGGGCCTTATAGCGCTTTTTGCGTTGAAACCCAGCACGCACCAAATAGTGTTAATGTACCGGACTTACCGACAACTATATTGCGGCCGGGTGAGACCTACCGTCAGACAACCATTTACAAGGTTGCGCCTACCGTGATTGGACAATTATAGCATTCCGGATATGGCCTTCCAGATGATCCGTACGCTGGAAATAATCACGATTACGCCTACGCCGATAAACATCTTTTTTATGGGTAGGCGGCCTACAAGCCTGGCCGCAATTGGAGCAGCAAGTACACCACCTACGATCAGTCCCAGGATAGACTGCCAGTGACTGACACCTAGTATGAAAAAGAATGTTACGGCGCTGGCCATTGTAACAAAAAATTCGGTTAAGCTTACCGATCCGATAACATATTTCGGAGTTCGTCCTTTCGATATCAGGGTTGAGGTAACGAGAGGCCCCCAACCACCACCGCCAAACGAGTCGAGGAAGCCGCCTGCACCAGCAAGCCAGCCCGCGCGCTTTACTTTTTGTGGTTTTCTTTTTTCTTTAAATGCATTGGTGAGAATGCGTATACCCAATAGCAGTGTATAAAGAGAGATCACCGGACGAATATATACGGAAAATGCCTCTCCCGCGTAGCTGAGCAACAATGCACCGGCAATTGCGCCCAGTACCCCTGGTATAAGTAAGGTTTTGAACAGTTTCTTATTGACGTTGCCAAAGCGATAGTGGCTGAATCCTGAGGCTCCGCTCGAAAACATCTCAGCGGTATGTATACTACCCGATATAACGGCCGGATTTAGTCCGCCAGACAGCAGGAGGGTGGTCGACACAACGCCGTATCCCATCCCTAAGGCGCCATCAACAAGCTGTGCTACAAAGCCGACAAGTAGCATCCAAATAAACATGTCGTCTATTTGCCCGTATATCTGTTTTCCGTATGCAACAACCGACGCATAACCAAGTGAAGAATATAACGCATAGCCAATGAACACAACAGCAAGAATGATAAGACACAGATACGCGACCCTTTTCCATTTATTTTCCTGTGTGCTTGTTACCATATAAAATCCATCATTTTAGTAGACAATATTATTACATGTTTTCCACTTCACAAAATTATTTAGGTGATTAATGTATAAATGGTTGATTTATAGTGAGAAATAACCTT
Coding sequences within it:
- a CDS encoding metallophosphoesterase family protein, whose protein sequence is MRLSFFLFLCLVLAGCNHFEFSPNQAFDRNSFRDINNRNLKKLGSGATDDTVRFVLTGDSQKSRDETVAFCKAVNALPGIDFVVLAGDISEFGVLKEMEWISRALEDLNPPYVAVVGNHDLVARGKDVFLNMFGELNYSFTYGGIKFVCHDTNGREYQFNGQTPDMQWLQHQLKPENGVTGYIAISHVPPNNPDFDPGLVKPYTDTMVQTPGLLASLHGHTHQFEEYFAGDRKVPFIITSAMADSEFLVIEVVNNNLTYKRVSF
- a CDS encoding RNA methyltransferase yields the protein MQKLKSEELNRPSVEEFKDQEKLPVVVVLDNVRSMHNVGSVFRTADGFSVSKIVLCGITAQPPHREIEKTALGATQSVDWEYVAETCAAIAELRLQGYKILAIEQAQGSVMLNAYLPLPKEKYALVFGNEVNGVSDEVMAAVDGCIEIPQFGTKHSFNIVISAGIVLWDFFSKLRLDTGRS
- a CDS encoding galactokinase, whose protein sequence is MKAEITEKFLAIYGQEPAKHYFTPGRVNLIGEHIDYNGGLVMPCAVTMGTWLALAPNNDGVLRFRSLNFDEHAEMPLQKAYSKTGPEWYNYPLGVFHEMQKQHEINTGLDMLFFGNIPIGSGLSSSASIEVAMAYALNDYFNLDYSKLDIPLLAQKVENQFIGVNCGIMDQFAVAFGETDKAIVLNCDTLDHNIVDCNLGEYNLAIINTNKPRKLAESKYNERVSECKTALGELNAELNLSNLCELDGEQFDQYKHLISDAVVLKRATHVVAENDRVNHAAKALNSGDLKAFGQLMYGSHQSLKELYEVTGRELDTVVEFCAQYPDVIGARMTGAGFGGCAIALLKKGQEEDFKTKLTAFYTDRIGYAPTVYISDIGHGASSI
- a CDS encoding aldose epimerase family protein; its protein translation is MNTKLIHTGKIIDGKEVLAVELTNAKGSYVKVYNYGAIVSKFIVTNAQGERQDIVLGFEDIDSYTSEAYLENYPYLGAVIGRYANRIKDGRFNIDGKEYQLSLAKGQDTLHGGDIGFDRKVWDILPTIDPTVTMRYLSPAGEENFPGNLLVELTFKLTDDDELVLDFKTSTDEPTAVNLTHHGYFNLSPTGGSVKDHLHRIAASKYLEQDERYVVTGRQVAVAGTKYDFQGAKPIGQDWDPEEGYDQTFLLDKEYGELTLATETSEAESGLTLYVYTTEPVAHFYTAKFLDVKQGKEGRHYGPYSAFCVETQHAPNSVNVPDLPTTILRPGETYRQTTIYKVAPTVIGQL
- a CDS encoding sulfite exporter TauE/SafE family protein; this encodes MVTSTQENKWKRVAYLCLIILAVVFIGYALYSSLGYASVVAYGKQIYGQIDDMFIWMLLVGFVAQLVDGALGMGYGVVSTTLLLSGGLNPAVISGSIHTAEMFSSGASGFSHYRFGNVNKKLFKTLLIPGVLGAIAGALLLSYAGEAFSVYIRPVISLYTLLLGIRILTNAFKEKRKPQKVKRAGWLAGAGGFLDSFGGGGWGPLVTSTLISKGRTPKYVIGSVSLTEFFVTMASAVTFFFILGVSHWQSILGLIVGGVLAAPIAARLVGRLPIKKMFIGVGVIVIISSVRIIWKAISGML